Part of the Orcinus orca chromosome 5, mOrcOrc1.1, whole genome shotgun sequence genome, TATTAGTTTTTGGGTCTGGTCTCATAGGTTACCTTTGCTTTATGAGTCATGTTCTATTAAACTCACCTTTTGTGCTTCCATTTCTGCCACTGTGCTCCTTCCTCAAATAATCTTGTGAAATGTCTGAACATATTATATACAGTCTTGAATTCGTTTCAtaaatgttcattcattcattcagcaaatatctatGGTGCCTttcctatgtaccaggcactaatTTAGTTGCTAAGCATATTGCTCTGAACATATTAGAGGACAAGACAGGCTataaacatgtatatacataAGAAAATTTCAGGGAGTGATAAGTATTAGGATAAAAATAGAACAGGCTACTGCACATGTGCCTGGGGGAAGAAGAAAGTAGCGTCAGAGTGGTTAGGGTGGGCCTCTCTGAGCACTTGATACCTGAATGATGAAAAGGGGACAGCCATGCAAAAAGAGGCTGAGCAAATCGAATCCCAAGCAGAGAAGAGCAGTGCAAACACCCTGAAGTATGAATAAATTTGATATGTTTGCAgacagaaagaaggccagtgttCTTGGGATTAGAGTGAGCAAAAAAGGGGTAGTACAAGCAGAGGAGTTTGTAGAATAAGTGGGGTCAAATCATGTAGGTCACGTTAAGACATTTGGATGTAGTGTAAAAAATatgcttcttttgtttgtttctttagtatATTTGTCTTAACTTCTCAGAAAGAGTATAAACTTCTTGGGGGCTTATtaatactcaatatttttatcCTCCAAGGTACTACTACTGTTTTTAAATACACACTTTGTAAACATGGGGTGGAACTCAGAAGACTGAATTCTGATCCCAGCTCTATGAACTAGCTGTAGGTCATGGcatttctttgtttcctcatATGGTCATTGAGGAGATTGGATAGCTCCCTTCTAGTGCTAAAATTTGACGTCCTTATGAATATATGTGAAAGAATGTTGAAGACATTATAAGTGCTATATTAATACATTATAATATGGATACAGAGGGTTATAgataaattaagttaaatttattGCCCTAGAAGTCCCAAATTATGCCACAGAAATAGCTGCTTTTTGTCATATGCTCTGGcatttttattccctttaaaGCCTTCCACTATTTATTATACTTCACTCAGGTTAATAATTAACACCTAGTACCATTCTATCTTATATCTCATCTTCTCATCTTCTTTTGCAacttctttaataaaataaacgTTTTATCTCCCCCAAACTATTGTATCTGTTCTTTCCTCTTGGTTATTTCATGCATCTCAAATAGCCACATACACAATCATACCTCTGTTTTTTTCAAACACTCTACATTTATCTTCTAAGGatatttattttgtgactttCAGAAAAACTGGCTTCTCAGATTACTCTCCTAGAGGCTCAGAAGAGAACTGGAGAGGCAGATAGAGAAGTCAGTGAGGTAAgtgatgcattctttttttttttaatgatttattttatttattttggctgtgttgtgtcttcgtagctgtgcgtggactttctctagttgcggtgagtgagggctactcttcgttgtggtgtgcgggcttctcattggggtggcttgttttgttgtggagcacaggctctaggtgcccaggcatagtagttgtggctcgcgggctctagggtgcaggctcagtagttgtggctcgtgggctctagggcgcaggctcagtagctgtggtgcatcggcttagttgcttcgtggcatgtggaatcttcccagaccagggctcaaacccatgtctcctgcattggcaggcggactcttaaccactgtgccaccagggaagaccgatGCATTCTTAAAATAATCAGAATATGAGCTCAATCAAAGGGAGGTAATTTCAAACCTAAGCTTTTCTGCAATTTTCTAATGTTGATAGAGAATTACATTACCTGGAAAGTGAGGTTTAAGAGTtgtaatgtttattatttatcttttactctcacttgtttctaaatatttggaatttttttgtttgttcagaaCCAACGCAAGTACAGTAGCACTTGCTTGGGATTTGATAACCCATTTTTCATGCTAGGTTATCATTTATTTCAGCTTCTTTGCCCATCTCAGATAAGTTTCTCAGTGAAGAGATTAGATAAAGTCTCTAGTCTCTCCCCAAATCCCCTTCCCCAGTTGGCACAGTTTCACTTAGGATTATATTAAAAAGGGTATTGTCAGAGAATGGTGCTTTTTATAACCTAAAAATTACTGTAAGAAATGTATGGTTGCTCAATATTCTGCTGATTTAAGATTACTGTTAGCTGTACTGTGTTTAATTGTCCTTCCAATCAACAAGTCAGTGATAGACTCATAAATGGCTTTGGGGAATAAtgtaacttcctttttttaaaaaaattatttatttatttatttttggctgtgttgcatcttcgttgctgcacgtgggctttctctagttgtggcgagtgggggctactcttcgttgcggtacatgggcttctcattgtggtggcttctcttattgtggaggacgggttctaggcgcacaagcttcagtagttgcagcacgtgggctcagtagttgtggctcgcgggctctggagcgcaggctcagtagttgtggctcacggacttagtttttctgtggcatatgggatcttcccagaccagggattggacccatgTCCCCAAACTCatttaataaaatactaaatTTGCCATGAGATTCACTGGTTTTGTTTCCCAAGAAAACAATTATAGAATAATTTATGTGGATTGAGCAGTCTAACACAGTAATCCTTGTAATAGTAACTTGGTTAATATTTTGTAAAACAGGTCCATAATCTCTTCCCAATCCCCAACAGAACtcctttttgattattttatccTGGCAATTTATCTCAATCAACTTGTTTGATATTTGTCTGTTAATGGCTGTCTTATCTAATACTTCCCATTTCAATAGATAGTTTAGGAAAAGGAATCCCTAACTTCCTCCTTGGCATGGgatgaaacaaaaatttaattcatttcctgcttccctttttatttttaagcagttCTTAGGAGAAATAAGTAGTTTTAATCTGAAGGAAAAGTTTCCCAAGTGaggaatatttagaaaatgagTCTCAGGTTTCCTTAAGTGTTATGAATATGACATGACCTCAGTGCAGCATTGACAGGATGCCCTCAGAGGTCCAAGTTGGGAAAACTGATGTTAAAAGTATTTAGCAGTGTTATGTTAGGAAGGTTTGGACAGAAAAGTTTTAGGTTTTGGAAAATGCACAAAATACCAGTTTTTACTTaggctcctttctccctccctccctccctccctccctccctccctccctccgttccttccttccttcctccctccctccctccctccctttctttctttctaataaatttatttatttattatttatttatattggagatttatttattttggctgcactgggtcttcgttgcagcacgcaggcttctctagttgaggtgcacaggctctagagtgcacaggctcagtagttgtggcatgagggcttagttgtggtatgtgggatcttagttccctgaccagggattgaacctgggccccctgcattgggagtgcggagtcttaaccactgaaccaccagggaagtccctacttagGCTCTTTTCTATAAAACATTTGATtgaggctttttctttctttttttaaaaacagatgagcATGGTTGATATTGCCAGGCTCAACAAGAGCAGCTCTTCTGCTGAGGAAAGTGGACAAGATGTCCTGGAGAACACATTTTCTCAGAAGCATAAAGAACTATCCACTTTATTGTTGGAAATGAAAGAAGCCCAAGAGGAGATTGCATTCCTTAAGTTGCAGCTTCAAGGCAAAAGGGCAGACGGTGACCCTGAGGTCCCTgaccaaaaagaaatgaaacagacagAGAGTGAAGGAATACCTCCAGTTAAAATGACAGTATTGCTTGAAGATACAGGGCAACATTTTCCCCCCATGCCAAATGAAGGGAGCGGTCTTCCAAcaactgagaaagaagaacagataaaCACTAAATACCAACACAGAACATCTGAGGAAATATCTTTAAGTGACACTGGAATGGAATTAAAATCAGCAAAGcaggatgatgatgataaatcCCCTTCTGTGGTATCAGGTATTTGTCAGTATCACCAGGATGAATTGGAAAGGCTAAAAGGTCAAATTTTGGAGCTTGAGCTAAACCTTCATAAAGAAGAAGAGATCTATGAGAAAAATTTAGATGAGAAAGCtaaggaaataggcagcctaacCCAGCTGATTGAAGAGTTTAAGAAAAATGCTGAAAACACCAATAGTGCATTCACTGCTTTGTCTGAAGAAAGAGACCAACTTCTTTCTCAGGTGAAGGAACTTAGTGTGGTAACGGAACTGAGGGCTCAGGTACAGCAACTGGAAGTGAACCTTGCAGAAGCAGAAAGGCAAAAAAGACTTGACTATGAAAGCCAGACTGCTCATCACAACTTGCTCACTGAACAGATCCACAGTCTCAGCATAGAAGCCAAAACTAAAGATGTAAAGATTGAAGTTTTACAGAACGAACTTGATGATGTGCAGGTTCAGTTTTCCGAGCAGAGTACAGTGATCAAAAGCCTGCAGAGCCAGCTGCAGAAGAAGGAAAGTGAAGTGCTCGAGGGGGCAGACCGTGAGCGGGATATCTCAAATAAGGTGGAAGAACTTTTACAGGCTCTTTCACAGAAGGAACTTGAAATAGCAAAAATGGACCAACTCttactagagaaaaagaaagatgtggaAATCCTCCAACAAACCATCAAGGAGAAGGATCAGCAAGTGACAGAAATCAGCTTTAGTATGATGGAGAAAATGGTTCAGCTTAATGAAGAGAAGTTTTCTCTTGGGGTTGAAATTAAGACTCTTAAAGAACAGCTGAATTTATTATCCAGAGCTGAAGAGGCCAAAAAAGAGCAGGTGGAAGAAGATAAAGAAACTGTTTCTGGCATTAAACAGAATTATGATGAGCTGAACCCAGTAGGGCTAATAAGTAAAGAAGAACTTCAGTATGAATTAGACCttgtaaagaaagaaagtgagcagagaaaaagaaagctccAGGCTGCTCTTGTTAACAGAAAGGAACTTCTACAGAGAGTCAGTAGATTAGAAGAGGAATTGGCCAAAGTGAAAGATGAACCCAGGAAAGACACCCCACTCAGTGAGAGTGAGAGGAGGGAAATGGAGGAagataaagaaagcaaaaaagactCAGAAAAATGTATGACTTCTAAGTGCCGAGAAATAGAAATGGTAATATCTTTAAAACAGGTAATATCTGAGAAGGAAGTGGAACTAGAGCAGATAAGGAAGGATTTGGAAGAAAAGGCAGCAGCTGAAGAACAGTTACAGGCTGTGGTCAAACAGATGAATCAGAATTTGCAAGAGAAGACAAACCAAATAGATCTGCTCCAAGCAGAAATCATTGAAAACCAAACAGTTATCCAAAAGTTAACCACAGGTAACAAGGATGCAGGTGATGGAGAGTCAGCAGCACCTGTAAAAGTAGCAGCAGCCATCAGTCCACTTGGTGCAGGTAGTGGAGAACACTGGAAAccagaactggaagaaaaaatagtggaccttgaaaaagaaaaggagcaaCTTCAAAAGAAGCTACAGGAAGTATTAACCTCTCGCAAGGTGATTCTAAAAAAGGCACAGGAGAAAGAAAGACATCTTCGGGAGGAGCTCAAGCATCAGAAAGATGACTATAATCGCTTGCAAGAACAGTTTGATgagcaaagcaaggaaaatgaGAACATTGGGGACCAACTAAGGCAACTACAGATTCAAGTAAAGGAATCTTCGGACAGAAAACTCCCAGGCAGTGGCCAGCAGGTTCCAGATTCTCCCACTCAAGGTTTAGAAGAACCTTTATTCAAAGCCACAGAGCAGCAACCTGCTCAACCTGCTTCAGAGTCTGACTTGTACCCAGACTGGCCTTCTCATCCTGGAGATACAAATGGTCTGCAGGGCAATACTGCTATTGCCCAGATTAAGACACAGCTGAAAGAAACAGAGACTGAGAAAGAAGAGTTAGAGTTGAAGGTTAGCTCTACAATAAGTGAGCTGACTAAAAAATCAGAAGAGGTATTTCAGTTACAAGAGCAGATAAATAAACAGAATTTAGAAATCCAGAGTCTGAAGGCAGCGTCCCATGAAGCTGAAGCCCACACAGAAAGCCTGAGGCAACAACTGGAAAGCAGTCAACTAGAAATCACTGGATTAGAACATTTAAGAGAATTACAGCCTGAACTAGATGAACTGCAAAAACTCATaagcaaaaaagaagaagaagttaGATACCTTTCTGGACAGCTTAGTGAGAAGGAAACAGCCCTTACTAAAGTACAGACAGAGATAACAGAACAAGAGGATTTAGTGAAGGCTCTGCATACAGAACTGGAAATGCAAGCCAAAGAACATGATGAGAAGATAAAGCAGTTACAGGTGGAGCTTTGTGAAATGAAGCAGAAACCAGAAGAGACTGGAGAAGAAAGTAAAGCAAAGCAACAAATACAGAGGAAACTGCAAGCTGCCCTTATTTCCCGAAAAgaagtactaaaagaaaacaaacgtcTCCAAGAGGAGTTGTCTTTGGCCAGAGATAACATTGAACATCTCACCCAGTCTCTGGCAGATGTGGAAAACCAAGTTTCTgctcaaaataaagagaaagatatattcttaggcaagTTAGCTCtttttcaggaagaaagagacaaaCTCATTGCAGAAATGGACATATCTTTAATGGAAAATCAAAGTCTCAATGGTTCTTGTGAAAGTCTGAAATTAGCTCTGGAGGGTCTTACTGAAGACAAGGAAAACTTagtgaaagaaattgaatcttTGAAATGTTCTAAGATTGCAGAAATAACAGAGTGGCAAGAGAAACACAAAGAGTTACAAAAGGAATATGAAATTCTTCTGCAGTCCTATGAGAATGTTAGTAATGAGGCAGAAAGGATTCAGCATGTGGTAGAAACTGTGAGGCAAGAGAAGCAAGAACTATACGGCAAGTTAAGAAGCACagaaggaaacaagaaagaaacagaaaagcagttGCAGGAAGCTAAACAGGAAATGGAGGAGATGAAAGAAAAGATGAGAAAGTTTGCTAAATCTAAACAGCAGAAAATCCTAGAGTTGGAAGAAGAGAATGAGAGGCTTAGAGCAGAGGTACACCCTGCAGGAGGTACATCTAAAGATAGTATGGAAGCACTTCTTTCTTCCAATTCTGACATGAAGGAGGAACTAGAAAGGGTCCAAACAGAGTATAAAACCCTTTCTAAGGAGTTTGAGGCTTTAATGATGGAGAAGGACTCTTTAAGTGAAGAGGTTCAGGATTTAAAGCATCAGATAGAAGGTAATGTATCCAAACAAGCTAGCCTGGAGGCCACTGAGAAACATGATAACCGGATGGTTGTCACTGAAGAGGCAACCCAGTCTGCTCCAGGTGAGGCCCATGAGCAAAGCTCTCCAAGTATGAACCCAAGGTCTGAAAATTCAGAATCCATTCATTCAGAGAACAGTGCCAAGCCTGATATAAGTGAGAATGTCAGCTTACATGATGAAATTAATAATTACCTACAGCAGATGGATCAGCTCAAAGAAAGAATCACTGAATTAGAGGAGGACAAGCAGAAAGACAAGGAATTTAGCCAGACTTTAGAAAATGAGAGAGCTGCTTTATTGAGTCAAATATCAGCTAAGGATGCTGAACTAAGAATGCTTCAGGAAGAAGTAACCAAAATAAACTCATTAAATCAGCAAATCCAAGAAGAACTTGCCAGAGTTACCAAGCTAAAGGAGAcagcagaggaagagaaagatgatTTGGAAGAGAGGCTTATGAATCAATTAGCAGAACTTAATGGAAGCATTGGGAATTATTATCAGGATGTTACAGATGCCCAAATCAAAAATGAACTACTAGAATCTGAAATGCAGAACCTTAAAAAGTGTGTGAGTGAATTGGAAGAAGAAAAGCAGCAGTTAGTCAAGGAGAAAACTAAGGTGGAATCAGAAATACGAAAGGAAtatatggagaaaatacaaggtgCTCAGAAAGGGCCTGGCAATAAAAGTCATGCAAAGGAACTTCAGGagctgttaaaagaaaaacagcaagaaGTAAAGCAGCTGCAGAAGGATTGCATTAGGTACCAAGAGAAAATCAGTGCTCTGGAGAGAACTGTTAAGGCCTTAGAATTTGTTCAGACTGAGTCCCAAAAAGATTTGGAAATAACCAAAGAAAATCTGGCTCAAGCCAATGAACATCGCAAGAAGGCAGAAACAGAATTAGCTAGCTTCAAAGTACTGCTAGATGACACTCAAAGTGAAGCAGCAAGGGTCCTAGCAGACAATTTCAAGTTGAAAAAGGAGCTTCAGTCAAATAAAGAATCAGTTAAAAGCCAAATGAAACAAAAGGATGAAGATCTTGAGCGAAGACTGGAGCAGGTAGAGGAGAAACACCTGAAAGAGAAGAAGAATATGCAAGAGAAACTGGATGCTTTGCATAGAGAAAAAGTCCACTTAGAAGAGACATTTGGAGAGATTCAGGTTACTTTGAACAAGAAAGACAAGGAAGTTAAGCAACTTCAGGAAAACTTGGATAGTACTGTGGCCCAGCTTGCAGCTTTCACTAAGAGCATGTCTTCCCTCCAGGATGATCGGGACAGGGTGATAGATGAAGCCAAGAAATGGGAGAGGAAGTTCAGTGTTGCTATTCAaaccaaagaagaagaaattagacTTAAAGAAGAGAATTTCAGTGTTCTAAAGGATCAGCTTAGGCAGATGTCCATCCACATGGAGGAATTGAAGATCAACATTTCCAGGTAAATGAATGATGACTTTTTTTGCTCTTCCAAAGGTAATTGAAGGCAAAGGAAGTCTCTATTTAAACTATTTCTATTCCCTTTAATATTATGGGACTGATTTTGGTTTAAATTCTCCCTGAAGATGTATTCCCTCTCACTTCTGTCTCTCTCGCTCTCTTGCAAATGACTTACAAATGACTTTCTGCTACAACTTGTATTAACATGAAAAATTTACATCTGCTTCTCTACCCATCTTTCTATTGAGAGATCTCTtagatttcttcctttcttctcatttccattATCCTTGTCTGAATTTTTACCATAGTACATATTATTGTACTCTCAAATTACTGCCTTAGCCTCTGAAACgatctcctcttttctcttcctcataTTCCACATAAATTCATACTGCATATGCCTGCTAGAGTTACTTTCTTCAAACTCCAATTTTATATCACTTTTCAAGCTCAGGAAATAACAGTGTCCCCCACACTTTGTACTCTCATTTTTAGTAGGATCCTTCTGCTCTGAGACAGGTCTCCTCATTGCCTCTCATACCAAGATTATTCCGTTAAGGGGCCAGACAACAGCTTGTCTAGAGCAAAGAACAAAATTGGGGGCACTTTTTAGAGTGTCCAAGGTCATGTCACTAAATTAGCAACATACtgtggagtttatttttatacgAATTCTTAGGTGCAATATACCTTTAATACAGAACATTCAGTAGAGCTAATACCTCTTTATTAAAAAGATGAACACCTTCAATTATGAATATTTATTCACTTGTAGATCTGAGTACATGTTTTAGTATGTGTTCCTTAGGCATCAAGTACTTTTCCCTTGAAATCTGTAATTAAtgaccttctctctttttctaggCTTGAACATGACAAGCAGATTTGGGAGTCCAAAGCTCAGACAGAAGTCCAGCTTCAGCAGAAGATCTGTGATACTCtacagggagaaaataaagaactttttTCCCAGCTAGAAGAGACTCAACATCTATACCATAGTTCTCAGGATGAATTAGCTAAGTTGGAATCAGAAATGAAGATTCTCAGAGACCAGTCAACTGATTTAAATAactctttagaaaaatataaggaaaataaagaaaatttggaagGGATCATAAAGCAGCAAGAGGCTGATATCCAAAATTGTAAGTTCAGTTATGAACAGCTAGAGACAGATCTTCAGGCCTCCAGACAACTGACCAGTAGGCTGCATGAAGAAATAAACATGAAAGAGCAGAAGATTATAAGCCTGCTTTCTGCCAAGGAACAGGCAGTCCAAGTAGTTGCTGAACTGCATCAGCAGCatgacaaagaaattaaagaattggAAAATCTGCTgtcccaggaggaagaggagaatacTGTTTtagaagaagagaacaaaaaagctGTTGACAAAACCAATCAGCTTATGGAAACactgaaaaacatgaaaaaggagaacatgCAACAGAAGGCTCAGTTGAATTCCTTTGTTAAATCCATGTCTTCTCTCCAGGATGACCGAGACCGTATAGTAGGTGACTACCAACAGCTGGAAGAGCGACATCTCTCTGTGATCTTGGAAAAAGACCAACTCATCCAGGATGCTGCTACTGAGAATaataagctgaaggaagaaattcGATGCTTGAGAAGTCATATGGATGATCTCAATTCTGAGAATGCCAAGCTCAATGCAGAACTGATCCAATATAGAGAAGACCTGAACCAAGTGATATCAAGGAAGGACTGTCAGCAAAAGCAGCTCCTTGAAGCTCAACTTCAGCAGACTAAGGAGGTGAAAAGTGAGTATGCTAAATTAGAAGAAAAGCTCAAGGAGTCTGAGGAAGCAAAGGAGGAGCTGCAGAGGTTCTCTCTTGCCCTACAGGAGGAGAAACGAGGTTTATCTAAAGAGATTGAGAACTTAAAAGTATCTCTATCCCAACTAAAGAAACAATTGACAGCCTTGCAAGAAGAAGGTACTTTAGGAATATTCCAGGCCcaattaaaagcaaaagaagGAGAGGTAGAGAAGTTAAATACTACCCTTTCTTTGTCTCAGAAGAGAATTACAGAACTGGAAGAGGAATTGGTTCGTGTTCAGAAGGAAGCTGCCAAAAAGGTAGGTGAAATTGAAGATAAACTGAAGAAAGAATTAAAGCATCTTCATCATGATGCAGGGATAATGCGAAATGAAACTGAAACAGCAGAAGAGAGGGTGGCGGAGCTA contains:
- the GOLGB1 gene encoding golgin subfamily B member 1 isoform X6; the encoded protein is MLSRLSGLANVVLHELSGDETDENMTASLEPELPQESDMEFNDRTQEDVLERLAYAEQLVQELKEIIGQKDAQLQQKDEILQEERKAADNKIKKLKLHAKAKLTSLNKHIEEMKAQGGTVLSTEPQSEEQLSKHDKSSTEEEMEVEKIKHELQEKEELISSLQAQLSQAQAEQATQFAKSSTEMEEFLMMKKQLQEKEELISTLQTQLSQTQAEQAAQLSSMQQVVREKDARFETQVRLHEDELLQLVTQADVETEMQQKLRVLQRKLEEHEEALLGRAQVVDLLQQELTAAEQRNQIFSQQLQQIEAEQSTLRNTIETERQESKILMEKMELEVAKRKLSFHNLKEEMHHLLEQLEQAGQAQAELQSRYSALEQKYKTEMAEKTSHILSLQKTEQELHSACDALKDQNSKLLQDKSEQAAHSAQVIQQLEDQLQEKSEEINQFLNKATLLKHEIASQTSLPDVSNEGTQAVTEESIAFLQKRVVELENEKGALLFNSVELEELKAENEKLASQITLLEAQKRTGEADREVSEMSMVDIARLNKSSSSAEESGQDVLENTFSQKHKELSTLLLEMKEAQEEIAFLKLQLQGKRADGDPEVPDQKEMKQTESEGIPPVKMTVLLEDTGQHFPPMPNEGSGLPTTEKEEQINTKYQHRTSEEISLSDTGMELKSAKQDDDDKSPSVVSGICQYHQDELERLKGQILELELNLHKEEEIYEKNLDEKAKEIGSLTQLIEEFKKNAENTNSAFTALSEERDQLLSQVKELSVVTELRAQVQQLEVNLAEAERQKRLDYESQTAHHNLLTEQIHSLSIEAKTKDVKIEVLQNELDDVQVQFSEQSTVIKSLQSQLQKKESEVLEGADRERDISNKVEELLQALSQKELEIAKMDQLLLEKKKDVEILQQTIKEKDQQVTEISFSMMEKMVQLNEEKFSLGVEIKTLKEQLNLLSRAEEAKKEQVEEDKETVSGIKQNYDELNPVGLISKEELQYELDLVKKESEQRKRKLQAALVNRKELLQRVSRLEEELAKVKDEPRKDTPLSESERREMEEDKESKKDSEKCMTSKCREIEMVISLKQVISEKEVELEQIRKDLEEKAAAEEQLQAVVKQMNQNLQEKTNQIDLLQAEIIENQTVIQKLTTGNKDAGDGESAAPVKVAAAISPLGAGSGEHWKPELEEKIVDLEKEKEQLQKKLQEVLTSRKVILKKAQEKERHLREELKHQKDDYNRLQEQFDEQSKENENIGDQLRQLQIQVKESSDRKLPGSGQQVPDSPTQGLEEPLFKATEQQPAQPASESDLYPDWPSHPGDTNGLQGNTAIAQIKTQLKETETEKEELELKVSSTISELTKKSEEVFQLQEQINKQNLEIQSLKAASHEAEAHTESLRQQLESSQLEITGLEHLRELQPELDELQKLISKKEEEVRYLSGQLSEKETALTKVQTEITEQEDLVKALHTELEMQAKEHDEKIKQLQVELCEMKQKPEETGEESKAKQQIQRKLQAALISRKEVLKENKRLQEELSLARDNIEHLTQSLADVENQVSAQNKEKDIFLGKLALFQEERDKLIAEMDISLMENQSLNGSCESLKLALEGLTEDKENLVKEIESLKCSKIAEITEWQEKHKELQKEYEILLQSYENVSNEAERIQHVVETVRQEKQELYGKLRSTEGNKKETEKQLQEAKQEMEEMKEKMRKFAKSKQQKILELEEENERLRAEVHPAGGTSKDSMEALLSSNSDMKEELERVQTEYKTLSKEFEALMMEKDSLSEEVQDLKHQIEGNVSKQASLEATEKHDNRMVVTEEATQSAPGEAHEQSSPSMNPRSENSESIHSENSAKPDISENVSLHDEINNYLQQMDQLKERITELEEDKQKDKEFSQTLENERAALLSQISAKDAELRMLQEEVTKINSLNQQIQEELARVTKLKETAEEEKDDLEERLMNQLAELNGSIGNYYQDVTDAQIKNELLESEMQNLKKCVSELEEEKQQLVKEKTKVESEIRKEYMEKIQGAQKGPGNKSHAKELQELLKEKQQEVKQLQKDCIRYQEKISALERTVKALEFVQTESQKDLEITKENLAQANEHRKKAETELASFKVLLDDTQSEAARVLADNFKLKKELQSNKESVKSQMKQKDEDLERRLEQVEEKHLKEKKNMQEKLDALHREKVHLEETFGEIQVTLNKKDKEVKQLQENLDSTVAQLAAFTKSMSSLQDDRDRVIDEAKKWERKFSVAIQTKEEEIRLKEENFSVLKDQLRQMSIHMEELKINISRLEHDKQIWESKAQTEVQLQQKICDTLQGENKELFSQLEETQHLYHSSQDELAKLESEMKILRDQSTDLNNSLEKYKENKENLEGIIKQQEADIQNCKFSYEQLETDLQASRQLTSRLHEEINMKEQKIISLLSAKEQAVQVVAELHQQHDKEIKELENLLSQEEEENTVLEEENKKAVDKTNQLMETLKNMKKENMQQKAQLNSFVKSMSSLQDDRDRIVGDYQQLEERHLSVILEKDQLIQDAATENNKLKEEIRCLRSHMDDLNSENAKLNAELIQYREDLNQVISRKDCQQKQLLEAQLQQTKEVKSEYAKLEEKLKESEEAKEELQRFSLALQEEKRGLSKEIENLKVSLSQLKKQLTALQEEGTLGIFQAQLKAKEGEVEKLNTTLSLSQKRITELEEELVRVQKEAAKKVGEIEDKLKKELKHLHHDAGIMRNETETAEERVAELARDLVEMEQKLLMVTEENKGLTAQIQSFGRSMSSLQDSRDHANEEVEELKKKYEASLKELAQLREEQGLLSKERDVLVSKAAFPVNTTEDNSLPHLEKLNQQLLSKDDQLLHLSSQLEDSYNQVQSFSKAMASLQNERDRLLSELDKFRKSEEGKQRSAAPPSTSPDEVQSLKKAMSSLQNDRDRLLKELKNLQQQYLQINQEITELRPLKAQLQEYQDKTKTFQIMQEELRQENLSWQHELHQLRMEKSSWEIHERRMKEQYLMAIADKDQQLSHLQNLMRELRSSSSPTETHKMQYQRQASPETPASLDGSQNLVYETERLRTQLNDSLKEIHQKELRIQQLNSKGPLNIDVAPGAPQEKNGAHRKGDPEELREPQLSFSEAQQQLCNTKQEMNELRKLLEEERDQKVAAEAALSMAEEQIRRLEHGEWDSARSPIIGSCGSQEQALLIDLTSNSCRRTRSGAGWKRVLRSLCHSRTRVPLLAAIYFLMVHVLLVLCFTGHL